Proteins from a genomic interval of Spinacia oleracea mitochondrion, complete genome:
- the ccmFn gene encoding CcMFn, with the protein MMGITKQKLGNEHEMSIYELFHYSLFPGLFIAFTYNKKQPPAFGAAPAFLCILLSFLGLLFCHIPNNLSNYNVLTANAPFFYQISGTWSNHEGSILLWCRIPSFYGFLLCYRGRSQSHNVSKRGGHRESLLFSFVLNFVKNSILSLPRYEKKSRVLHEPQLYTLFVLRTLVDSELCSRRNRTFDGPVLFYAPLYPERKMSFALLGARRSRGSREGKRTHPLLHLARDDKERASSIDEQRIDGALGIAFFFFPFLSASSDPFVRNFFVRTEPLAESNPVPQDPISAIHPPCIYAGDVASAMGFALCRSKMMNGIVALHSPPMRKDVAEKNGTLLCSAGCVGSRITSELFTLKFKDVGAKCYPALLLRSKRSLLMLLRRRFFAFSSLWTRALVDTGRERAKRFFRNGKTKTTTLPLCWTAGANTVVSDQDQEPIRIWILTCRCFLTVGILPGSWWAHHELGRGGWWFRDPVENASFMPRVLATARIHSVILPLLHSWTLLLNIVTFLCCVLGTFSIRSGLLAPVHSFATDDTRGIFLWRFFLLMTGISMILFSQMKQQASVRRTYKKEMVVARSTLVHLRHLARAQPRPLMLWKN; encoded by the coding sequence ATGATGGGAATAACAAAGCAGAAATTGGGAAATGAGCACGAAATGTCAATATATGAATTGTTTCATTATTCGTTATTTCCGGGTCTTTTCATTGCATTCACTTACAACAAGAAACAACCACCAGCGTTTGGTGCAGCACCCGCATTTTTGTGTATTCTTCTTTCTTTCCTTGGTCTTTTGTTCTGTCATATTCCTAATAACTTATCCAATTACAACGTATTAACCGCTAATGCACCTTTCTTTTATCAAATCTCAGGGACATGGTCTAATCATGAAGGTAGTATTTTATTATGGTGTCGGATCCCAAGTTTTTATGGATTCCTTCTTTGTTACCGGGGTCGATCCCAAAGCCATAATGTCTCAAAACGAGGAGGCCATAGAGAAAGTCTTCTTTTTTCCTTTGTCTTAAACTTCGTGAAGAACTCCATTCTATCTCTTCCTCGTTACGAAAAAAAAAGTAGAGTTCTTCACGAACCCCAGTTGTACACTCTCTTCGTTCTACGAACTCTTGTTGATTCAGAACTTTGTTCGCGAAGGAACCGGACTTTTGACGGGCCAGTTCTTTTTTACGCGCCGCTTTACCCTGAAAGGAAAATGAGCTTTGCTCTTCTGGGCGCTAGGCGCTCTCGTGGTTCGCGGGAAGGAAAAAGGACTCATCCTTTGTTGCATCTGGCACGAGATGATAAAGAGAGAGCTTCGTCTATCGATGAACAGCGGATTGACGGAGCTCTTGGCATTGCTTTCTTTTTCTTTCCTTTCCTATCAGCGAGTTCCGATCCTTTTGTTCGAAATTTCTTCGTTCGTACCGAACCGCTTGCAGAATCAAATCCTGTTCCACAAGATCCTATATCAGCTATACATCCTCCTTGCATTTATGCCGGAGACGTCGCCAGTGCTATGGGCTTTGCCTTATGTAGATCAAAAATGATGAATGGGATTGTGGCACTCCACTCGCCGCCAATGCGGAAGGATGTCGCCGAAAAGAATGGAACGCTGCTTTGCTCTGCTGGATGCGTCGGATCCCGTATAACAAGCGAGCTCTTTACCCTTAAATTCAAAGATGTGGGCGCCAAATGCTATCCTGCTCTATTGTTGCGTAGCAAAAGAAGCCTGCTCATGCTGCTTCGGCGGCGCTTTTTCGCCTTCTCTTCGCTCTGGACAAGAGCGCTAGTGGACACGGGGAGGGAGCGGGCGAAGCGTTTCTTTCGTAATGGAAAGACAAAGACCACTACTTTGCCTCTTTGTTGGACCGCCGGCGCGAACACAGTGGTCTCTGACCAGGACCAGGAACCAATTCGAATTTGGATCTTGACATGTCGGTGCTTTTTAACCGTAGGCATCTTGCCAGGAAGTTGGTGGGCTCATCATGAATTAGGTCGGGGTGGCTGGTGGTTTCGGGATCCCGTAGAAAATGCTTCTTTTATGCCTCGGGTATTAGCCACAGCTCGTATTCATTCAGTCATTTTACCCCTTCTTCATTCTTGGACTTTGCTTCTTAATATTGTGACTTTTCTATGCTGTGTCTTAGGAACCTTTTCAATACGGTCCGGATTGCTAGCTCCCGTTCATAGTTTTGCTACAGATGATACACGAGGAATCTTTTTATGGCGGTTCTTCCTTCTAATGACCGGCATATCTATGATTCTTTTCTCTCAGATGAAGCAGCAGGCATCGGTCCGTAGAACCTATAAAAAAGAGATGGTTGTAGCGCGAAGTACTCTTGTGCACTTACGTCACTTGGCTCGCGCGCAACCTCGCCCCCTTATGTTATGGAAGAATTGA
- the cox3 gene encoding cytochrome oxidase subunit 3, with amino-acid sequence MIESQRHSFHLVDPSPWPISGSLGALATTVGGVMYMHSFQGGATLLSLGLIFILYTMFVWWRDVLRESTLEGHHTKVVQLGLRYGFILFIVSEVMFFFAFFWAFSHSSLAPAVEIGGIWPPKGIWVLDPREIPFLNTLILLSSGAAVTWAHHAILAGKQKRAVYALVATVLLALVFTGFQGMEYYEAPFTISDSIYGSTFFLATGFHGFHVIIGTLFLIICGIRQYFGHLTKEHHVGFEAAAWYWHFVDVVWLFLFVSIYWWGGI; translated from the coding sequence ATGATTGAATCTCAAAGGCATTCTTTTCATTTGGTAGATCCAAGTCCATGGCCTATTTCGGGTTCACTCGGAGCTTTGGCAACGACCGTAGGAGGTGTGATGTACATGCACTCATTTCAAGGGGGTGCAACACTTCTAAGTTTGGGCCTTATTTTTATCCTATATACCATGTTTGTATGGTGGCGTGATGTTCTACGCGAATCCACGTTAGAAGGACATCATACCAAAGTCGTACAATTAGGACTTCGATATGGTTTTATTTTGTTCATCGTATCGGAGGTTATGTTCTTTTTTGCTTTTTTTTGGGCTTTTTCTCATTCTTCTTTGGCACCTGCGGTAGAGATCGGAGGTATTTGGCCTCCAAAAGGGATTTGGGTTTTAGATCCTCGGGAAATCCCTTTTCTTAATACCCTTATTCTTCTTTCATCCGGAGCTGCCGTAACTTGGGCTCATCATGCTATACTCGCGGGGAAGCAAAAACGAGCAGTTTACGCTTTAGTAGCTACCGTTTTACTGGCTCTAGTATTCACAGGCTTTCAAGGAATGGAATATTATGAAGCACCCTTCACTATTTCGGATAGTATTTATGGTTCTACCTTTTTCTTAGCAACAGGCTTTCATGGTTTTCACGTGATTATAGGTACTCTTTTCTTGATTATATGTGGTATTCGCCAATATTTTGGTCATCTGACCAAGGAACATCACGTTGGCTTTGAAGCAGCTGCATGGTACTGGCATTTTGTAGACGTGGTTTGGTTATTCTTATTTGTCTCTATCTATTGGTGGGGAGGTATATGA
- the atp8 gene encoding Atp8 yields the protein MPQLDQFTYFTQFFWSCLFFFTFYILICNDRDGVLGISRILKLRNQLLSRRGNNIQSKDPKSLEDILRKGFHTGVSYMYSSLFEVSQWCKAADLFGKRKKISLISCFGEISGSRGMERNIFYLISKSSYSTSSNPGWVITCKNDIMLIHVLHGQGSFKI from the coding sequence ATGCCTCAACTGGATCAATTTACTTATTTTACACAATTCTTCTGGTCATGCCTCTTCTTCTTTACTTTCTATATTCTAATATGCAATGATAGGGATGGAGTACTTGGGATCAGCAGAATTCTAAAACTACGAAATCAACTGCTTTCGCGCCGGGGGAACAACATCCAAAGCAAGGACCCCAAGAGTTTGGAAGATATCTTGAGAAAAGGTTTTCACACAGGTGTATCCTATATGTACTCTAGTTTATTCGAAGTATCCCAATGGTGTAAGGCCGCCGACTTATTTGGAAAAAGGAAGAAAATCTCTTTGATCTCTTGTTTCGGAGAAATAAGTGGCTCACGAGGAATGGAAAGAAACATATTCTATTTGATCTCGAAGTCTTCATATAGCACTTCTTCCAATCCTGGATGGGTGATCACTTGTAAGAATGACATAATGCTAATCCATGTTCTACACGGCCAAGGAAGTTTCAAAATATGA